The following proteins are co-located in the Tardibacter chloracetimidivorans genome:
- the gp10 gene encoding capsid staple protein, with protein MALVDLTKVQPDHNRPCCEPDIYGLCISLNDEQAKALGITSAPEVGTPVGINAAAVVRRVSTEIDHAGAERKEIYLQLQITHMELVAPPKSSDAATALYGE; from the coding sequence ATGGCCCTCGTCGATCTCACCAAAGTCCAGCCGGACCACAACCGTCCCTGCTGCGAGCCCGACATCTACGGTCTCTGCATCAGTCTCAACGACGAACAGGCCAAGGCTCTTGGCATCACGTCCGCCCCTGAGGTGGGCACGCCGGTCGGCATCAACGCCGCCGCTGTCGTGCGCCGCGTCTCGACCGAAATCGACCACGCCGGGGCCGAGCGGAAGGAAATCTACCTCCAGCTCCAGATCACGCACATGGAACTGGTTGCCCCGCCCAAAAGCAGCGACGCAGCCACGGCCCTTTAC